The following are encoded together in the Flavobacterium sp. TR2 genome:
- the rpsL gene encoding 30S ribosomal protein S12, protein MPTIQQLVRTGRTQITKKSKSVALDSCPQRRGVCTRVYTTTPKKPNSAMRKVARVRLTNGNEVNAYIPGEGHNLQEHSIVLVRGGRVKDLPGVRYHIVRGALDTSGVAGRTQRRSKYGAKRPKEAKK, encoded by the coding sequence ATGCCAACAATTCAACAATTAGTAAGAACAGGAAGAACTCAGATCACTAAGAAGAGTAAATCGGTTGCTTTAGATTCTTGTCCTCAAAGAAGAGGGGTTTGTACGCGTGTTTACACTACTACACCAAAAAAACCAAACTCTGCAATGCGTAAAGTTGCGCGTGTACGTTTGACAAATGGTAATGAGGTGAATGCTTACATCCCAGGAGAAGGACACAATCTACAAGAGCACTCGATAGTATTAGTGCGAGGTGGAAGGGTAAAAGATTTACCAGGTGTTAGATATCATATCGTTCGTGGAGCGCTTGACACGTCAGGAGTTGCAGGAAGAACGCAAAGAAGATCTAAGTACGGTGCTAAACGCCCAAAAGAAGCAAAAAAGTAA